The following are encoded together in the Acipenser ruthenus chromosome 24, fAciRut3.2 maternal haplotype, whole genome shotgun sequence genome:
- the LOC117427924 gene encoding snRNA-activating protein complex subunit 5-like: protein MLSRLQELKKEEETLLKVKALLLDQLNRLKVEELALQSMISTEREDSDASSPAQPDLAEIAMQVDDESKINQTELQLNAFAVEQGLEEEQEEEEEEEEDN, encoded by the exons ATGTTGAGCAGACTGCAAGAGCTGAAGAAGGAAGAGGAGACCCTGCTGAAGGTCAAGGCTTTGTTGCTGGACCAGCTCAACAGACTGAAG GTGGAGGAGCTGGCTCTGCAGTCCATGATAAGCACAGAGAGGGAGGACAGCGATGcttccagcccagcccagcctgaccttgcAGAG ATTGCCATGCAGGTAGACGATGAAAGCAAAATCAATCAGACTGAACTTCAGCTAAACGCCTTTGCTGTGGAACAAGGcctggaggaggagcaggaggaagaggaggaggaggaagaggacaaCTGA